A portion of the Thunnus albacares chromosome 5, fThuAlb1.1, whole genome shotgun sequence genome contains these proteins:
- the kiaa2013 gene encoding uncharacterized protein KIAA2013 homolog — MWLQQRLKGLPGLLSSSWARRLLIALLLFLISSWYLGAGRSWRLLRGPAGPEGAAGQCLLAEIHRWKSLVDRGEGIYSTPQEQLHTPFVSGNGHILIDIDSNKLWVASSSQPGSAPVHQTEYSPRVSVHLEGTRAEAQASMLWFRKGAVLSVRCASPAALQSVRDCITIREEFIAHRSRTNVYLQRIHINNPSDRPASLDASYDSPPFGSKFSTSVEKVEDREVVIFSGRVPVESNQMVLVVVVTKKLNSRIQVSAKSEYTDNILSVVWTSEPIESSKLEETFSTLREGAKKELVELLRTSVDELVVDHQQAWMDLFISGVEMRKITDSHTPSSRTVNTTLYYILSSSTTPLLDRRLSSEERARLESSLNYADHCFSGHATMHAENLWPERVSSTAQILQLVTLWTLTLQKRGCKVLVAAGAHGAMQGMVLSFGGLQFTENHLQFQADPDVLHNSYALRGIHYNQDLINLAVLLDVEGKPFLHVSVKQQEKPVKLYACEAGCLNEPVELTSEIKGHTFPVMVTQPITPLLYISTDLRHLQDLRHTLHLKAILAHEEHMANRYPGLPFLFWFSVASLITLFHLFLFKLIYNEYCGPGAKPLFRSKVTRKNEDGCSDTRNSA, encoded by the exons ATGTGGCTCCAGCAGAGGCTGAAGGGGCTGCCGGGTTTGTTATCGAGCAGCTGGGCTCGGAGACTTCTCATCGCGCTGCTGCTCTTCCTCATCTCGTCCTGGTACCTGGGAGCAGGGCGCAGCTGGAGGCTTCTCAGGGGCCCAGCCGGGCCCGAGGGGGCCGCCGGACAGTGTCTTCTGGCTGAGATCCACAGGTGGAAGTCTCTGGTGGACCGAGGAGAGGGGATATACAGCACACCTCAGGAGCAGCTACACACACCTTTTGTATCCGGTAACGGACATATTCTGATTGACATCGACTCTAACAAACTGTGGGTAGCGTCGTCTTCACAGCCCGGCTCGGCTCCGGTCCACCAGACCGAATACTCCCCGAGAGTCAGCGTCCATCTGGAGGGGACGCGGGCCGAGGCTCAGGCCTCCATGCTGTGGTTCCGGAAAGGAGCCGTGTTGTCGGTCCGCTGTGCCTCCCCGGCCGCCCTGCAGTCAGTCCGGGACTGCATCACCATCAGAGAGGAGTTCATCGCCCACAGAAGCCGGACTAACGTCTATCTGCAGCGAATACACATCAACAATCCGTCTGACAGGCCCGCCTCCCTGGACGCCTCCTATGACAGCCCCCCCTTTGGAAGCAAGTTCTCCACCAGTGTGGAGAAAGTGGAGGACAGGGAGGTTGTGATCTTCTCCGGCAGAGTGCCTGTGGAGAGTAACCAgatggtgctggtggtggtggtcacCAAGAAGCTGAACAGCAGGATCCAGGTCTCTGCTAAATCAGAGTACACAGACAATATCCTGTCAGTGGTGTGGACCTCTGAGCCCATCGAGTCCTCCAAGCTGGAGGAGACGTTCAGCACTCTCCGAGAGGGAGCCAAAAAGGAACTGGTGGAACTGCTGAGGACCAGCGTAGATGAGCTGGTGGTAGATCACCAGCAGGCTTGGATGGACCTCTTCATTTCAG GTGTTGAAATGAGGAAGATCACTGACTCCCACACACCATCAAGCCGCACAGTGAACACCACCCTCTACTACATCCTGTCCTCCTCCACAACTCCCCTGCTGGACCGAAGGCTGAGCAGCGAGGAGCGTGCTCGTCTGGAGTCAAGCCTCAACTATGCTGACCACTGCTTCAGTGGCCACGCCACCATGCATGCAGAAAATCTGTGGCCTGAGCGGGTGAGCAGCACCGCTCAAATCCTCCAGCTAGTTACGCTGTGGACTCTGACTCTGCAGAAGAGAGGCTGCAAAGTGCTTGTGGCAGCTGGAGCCCACGGAGCCATGCAGGGCATGGTGCTCAGCTTCGGCGGCCTTCAGTTCACAGAGAACCACCTGCAGTTCCAGGCTGATCCGGACGTTCTGCACAACAGCTACGCCTTGAGAGGGATCCACTACAACCAGGACCTCATTAACCTGGCCGTGCTGCTGGATGTGGAGGGGAAGCCTTTTCTTCATGTGTCGGTGAAGCAGCAAGAGAAGCCGGTGAAACTGTACGCCTGTGAGGCTGGCTGCCTCAACGAGCCTGTGGAGCTGACATCAGAGATCAAAGGTCACACCTTCCCTGTAATGGTGACCCAACCCATCACACCACTGCTCTACATCTCCACAGATCTGCGCCACCTGCAGGACCTCCGCCACACCTTGCACCTCAAGGCCATCCTGGCACACGAGGAACACATGGCCAACAGGTACCCAGGCCTGCCCTTCCTCTTCTGGTTCAGCGTGGCCTCGCTCATAACGCTCTTCCACCTTTTCCTCTTCAAGCTCATATACAACGAGTACTGTGGCCCCGGCGCAAAGCCCCTCTTCAGGAGCAAG GTCACCAGAAAAAATGAAGATGGCTGCAGTGATACCAGGAACTCTGCTTGA